In Streptococcus oralis, a single window of DNA contains:
- a CDS encoding membrane protein insertase YidC, whose amino-acid sequence MKKKLQLTSLLGLSLFIMTACATNGTASDITADSTDFWSKFVYFFAEIIRFLSFDISIGVGIILFTILIRTILLPVFQTQMVASRKMQEAQPRIKALREQYPGRDMESRTKLDQEMRKVYKELGIKHSSSLWPILIQMPVLLALFQALSRVDFLKTGHFLWINLGGVDTSFVLPILAAVFTFLSSWLSNKALSEKSGATTGMMYGMPVLIFVFAISAPSGVALYWAVSNAYQVLQTYFLNNPFKIIAEREAVAQAEKDLEGKKRRALKKAQKKKK is encoded by the coding sequence GTGAAAAAGAAACTACAGTTGACTAGCTTGTTGGGCTTGTCCTTGTTTATCATGACAGCCTGTGCAACAAATGGTACAGCTAGCGATATAACAGCAGACTCAACAGACTTTTGGAGCAAATTCGTCTATTTTTTTGCTGAAATTATCCGCTTTTTGTCCTTTGACATTAGTATCGGAGTGGGGATTATCCTCTTTACGATTTTGATCCGGACGATTTTATTGCCGGTCTTTCAGACACAGATGGTTGCCTCTAGAAAAATGCAAGAGGCTCAACCACGCATCAAGGCTTTGCGAGAGCAATATCCGGGTCGTGATATGGAAAGTAGAACCAAGCTAGACCAGGAGATGCGTAAGGTTTATAAAGAGTTAGGGATCAAACATTCATCCTCTCTCTGGCCGATTTTAATACAAATGCCGGTTCTCTTGGCACTCTTTCAAGCCTTGAGTCGAGTAGACTTTTTGAAAACAGGTCACTTTTTATGGATTAATTTGGGAGGAGTAGATACAAGTTTTGTCCTTCCGATTTTGGCGGCAGTCTTTACCTTCTTGAGTAGCTGGTTATCGAATAAAGCTTTGTCCGAAAAAAGTGGAGCTACGACAGGGATGATGTATGGTATGCCCGTATTGATCTTTGTTTTTGCCATCTCCGCCCCAAGTGGTGTAGCTTTGTACTGGGCCGTATCCAATGCTTACCAAGTTCTGCAAACCTATTTCTTGAACAATCCTTTCAAGATTATTGCTGAAAGAGAAGCAGTGGCGCAAGCAGAAAAAGATTTAGAAGGCAAGAAGAGAAGAGCTTTGAAAAAAGCACAGAAAAAGAAAAAATAA
- the rnpA gene encoding ribonuclease P protein component, with the protein MKKSFRVKREKDFKAIFKDGTSFANRKFVVYQLENQQNHFRVGLSVSKKLGNAVTRNQIKRRIRHILQSVKGSLVEHVDFVVIARKGVETLEYAEMEKNLLHVLKLSKIYQEGNGSEKETTVD; encoded by the coding sequence TTGAAGAAAAGCTTTCGTGTAAAAAGAGAGAAAGATTTTAAGGCGATTTTCAAGGACGGAACAAGTTTTGCCAATCGAAAATTTGTTGTCTACCAATTGGAAAACCAGCAAAACCATTTTCGAGTAGGACTGTCCGTCAGCAAAAAGCTGGGGAATGCAGTTACCAGAAATCAAATCAAGAGACGAATCCGGCACATTCTACAAAGTGTAAAAGGGAGTTTAGTAGAGCATGTTGATTTTGTCGTGATTGCCCGAAAAGGGGTGGAAACCTTGGAATATGCAGAGATGGAGAAAAACCTACTCCACGTATTAAAGTTATCAAAGATTTACCAGGAAGGAAATGGGAGTGAAAAAGAAACTACAGTTGACTAG
- a CDS encoding acetate kinase → MTKTIAINAGSSSLKWQLYQMPEEKVLAKGLIERIGLKDSISTVKFDGRSEQQILDIEDHTQAVKILLDDLIRFDIIKSYDEITGVGHRVVAGGEYFKESTVVEGDVLEKVEELGLLAPLHNPANAAGIRAFKELLPDITSVVVFDTSFHTTMPEKAYRYPLPTKYYTDNKVRKYGAHGTSHQFVAGEAAKLLGRPLEDLKLITCHIGNGASITAVKGGKSVDTSMGFTPLGGVMMGTRTGDIDPAIIPYLMQYTEDFNTPEDISRVLNRESGLMGVSGQSSDMRDVIAAMEAGDHDATLAYEMYVDRIQKHIGQYLAVLNGADAIIFTAGIGENAALVREDVISGISWFGCDVDPEKNVFGVTGDISTDAAKIRVLVIPTDEELVIARDVERLKK, encoded by the coding sequence ATGACAAAAACAATTGCAATCAATGCCGGAAGCTCAAGCTTGAAATGGCAACTTTATCAAATGCCAGAAGAGAAAGTTTTGGCTAAAGGCTTGATTGAACGTATTGGATTGAAAGATTCAATTTCAACAGTAAAATTTGACGGTCGTTCGGAACAACAAATTCTTGATATTGAAGACCACACACAAGCCGTTAAAATTTTATTGGATGACTTGATTCGTTTCGATATCATCAAATCTTATGATGAGATTACAGGTGTTGGACACCGCGTTGTAGCTGGTGGGGAATACTTCAAGGAATCAACGGTTGTTGAGGGAGATGTGCTCGAAAAAGTTGAGGAATTGGGACTTTTGGCCCCTCTCCACAATCCAGCCAACGCAGCAGGAATTCGTGCATTCAAGGAATTGCTTCCGGATATTACTAGCGTTGTTGTGTTTGATACCTCATTCCACACAACCATGCCAGAGAAGGCTTATCGCTACCCTCTACCAACTAAGTACTACACAGACAACAAGGTTCGTAAATATGGTGCCCACGGGACAAGCCACCAGTTTGTCGCAGGAGAAGCAGCGAAACTTTTGGGCCGTCCTCTAGAAGATTTGAAATTGATTACCTGCCATATTGGTAACGGGGCTTCTATCACAGCTGTTAAGGGTGGGAAGTCTGTGGATACTTCCATGGGATTCACACCACTCGGCGGTGTGATGATGGGAACTCGTACAGGAGATATTGACCCTGCTATCATCCCTTATCTCATGCAATATACAGAGGATTTCAATACCCCTGAAGATATTAGTCGCGTTCTCAATCGTGAATCAGGGCTCATGGGAGTTTCTGGTCAGTCAAGCGATATGCGTGATGTGATTGCTGCCATGGAAGCAGGAGACCATGATGCGACTTTGGCTTATGAAATGTATGTCGATCGTATCCAAAAACATATCGGTCAATATCTTGCAGTCCTAAATGGGGCAGATGCTATTATCTTCACAGCAGGAATCGGTGAAAATGCTGCTTTGGTTCGTGAGGATGTCATTTCAGGTATCTCTTGGTTTGGTTGTGATGTGGATCCAGAAAAGAACGTCTTTGGTGTAACGGGAGACATCTCAACTGATGCAGCGAAAATCCGTGTCTTGGTTATTCCAACAGATGAAGAATTGGTGATTGCACGCGATGTTGAACGCTTGAAAAAATAA
- a CDS encoding class I SAM-dependent methyltransferase, translating to MDFEKIEQAYTYLLENVQVIQSDLVTNFYDALVEQNSIYLDGETELEQVKENNQALKRLALRKEEWLKTYQFLLMKAGQTEPLQANHQFTPDAISLLLVLVVEELFKQEEISILEIGSGMGILGATFLTSLSKKVDYLGIEVDDLLIDLAASMADVIGLQAGFVQGDAVRPQMLKESDVVISDLPVGYYPDDAIASRYQVASSQEHTYAHHLLMEQGLKYLKSDGYAIFLAPSDLLTSPQSDLLKGWLKDEVSLAAIIALPEDIFSTANQAKSIFVLQKKRDKEIEPFVYPLTSLQDPSVLLTFKENFQNWSKGNEI from the coding sequence ATGGATTTTGAAAAAATTGAACAAGCTTATACGTATTTACTAGAGAATGTCCAAGTCATCCAAAGTGATTTGGTGACCAACTTTTATGACGCCTTGGTAGAGCAAAACAGCATCTATTTGGATGGCGAGACCGAACTAGAGCAGGTCAAGGAGAACAATCAAGCCCTTAAACGCTTAGCGCTTCGCAAGGAAGAGTGGCTCAAGACCTACCAGTTTCTCTTGATGAAGGCAGGACAAACGGAACCTTTACAGGCCAATCACCAGTTTACACCGGATGCCATTTCCCTCCTCTTGGTACTTGTTGTAGAAGAGTTGTTTAAACAAGAGGAAATTAGCATCCTCGAAATCGGTTCTGGTATGGGGATTTTGGGGGCTACTTTCTTGACTTCTCTCTCTAAAAAAGTAGATTACTTGGGAATCGAAGTGGATGACTTGCTGATTGATTTGGCAGCCAGTATGGCAGATGTGATTGGTTTGCAAGCTGGTTTTGTCCAAGGAGACGCCGTTCGTCCGCAAATGCTTAAAGAAAGCGACGTGGTCATCAGCGACTTGCCTGTTGGTTATTACCCAGACGATGCCATCGCTTCGCGCTATCAAGTGGCTTCTAGTCAAGAGCATACCTATGCCCATCATTTGCTGATGGAACAAGGCCTCAAGTACCTTAAGTCTGATGGCTATGCTATTTTTCTAGCTCCGAGTGATTTATTGACCAGTCCTCAAAGTGACTTATTAAAAGGGTGGCTCAAAGACGAAGTGAGTCTGGCTGCTATCATCGCTCTGCCAGAGGATATTTTCTCAACTGCAAACCAAGCTAAAAGTATTTTTGTCTTACAGAAGAAAAGAGACAAGGAAATAGAACCCTTTGTCTACCCTCTTACTAGCTTGCAAGATCCGTCAGTTTTGTTGACCTTTAAAGAAAATTTTCAAAATTGGAGCAAAGGTAATGAAATATAA